One part of the Lapillicoccus jejuensis genome encodes these proteins:
- a CDS encoding maleylpyruvate isomerase family mycothiol-dependent enzyme has product MGDGTRLDQATYVDAVRRHSAGFAAAAAGHLGADVPACPGWRVADLVAHLSDVHWSWATIVQERRREPVPPADRPPRAPDDELLDRFTAGAERLCRVLGGCDPSTPVWTWAPGHEDAGFVVRHQVQEAMVHHRDVAEAAGLPVPELEPDLSADAVDEFLTVSVATEADPADDGTPGLAGRILLCANDTGDRWEIREGPRPETLRVTRTAPEDGGPTGDDAAVLTASAADLLLWLYGRVALDVPDVHLPLLERFRTLTWTD; this is encoded by the coding sequence GTGGGCGACGGGACGCGGCTCGACCAGGCGACGTACGTCGACGCCGTACGACGCCACAGCGCGGGGTTCGCCGCCGCGGCGGCGGGGCACCTCGGGGCCGACGTGCCCGCCTGCCCCGGCTGGCGCGTCGCCGACCTCGTGGCGCACCTGAGCGACGTGCACTGGTCGTGGGCGACGATCGTGCAGGAGCGGCGCCGGGAGCCGGTGCCACCCGCCGACCGGCCGCCCCGGGCCCCGGACGACGAGCTGCTCGACCGCTTCACCGCCGGCGCGGAGCGGCTGTGCCGGGTGCTCGGCGGGTGCGACCCGTCGACGCCGGTGTGGACGTGGGCGCCGGGGCACGAGGACGCCGGGTTCGTCGTCCGCCATCAGGTGCAGGAGGCGATGGTCCACCACCGGGACGTCGCCGAGGCCGCGGGGCTGCCCGTCCCGGAGCTCGAGCCGGACCTGTCCGCCGACGCGGTCGACGAGTTCCTCACGGTGTCGGTGGCGACCGAGGCCGATCCCGCGGACGACGGCACGCCCGGTCTCGCCGGACGGATCCTGTTGTGCGCGAACGACACCGGCGACCGGTGGGAGATCCGGGAGGGCCCGCGGCCGGAGACGCTGCGCGTCACCCGCACCGCGCCGGAGGACGGTGGGCCGACCGGCGACGACGCCGCGGTCCTCACCGCCTCGGCGGCCGATCTCCTGCTGTGGCTCTACGGGCGGGTCGCGCTCGACGTCCCCGACGTCCACCTGCCGCTCCTCGAGCGGTTCCGCACGCTCACCTGGACCGACTGA
- a CDS encoding acyl-CoA dehydrogenase family protein, whose amino-acid sequence MIDLEVPRRLRPLVSQTHQVAVNMLRPISRTYDRAEHAYPTELDLLASMVDGLADSGASSGAGAAGVRRDGGAGGRGGGVRNGANLASVLSILEMCWGDVGLLLSMPRQGLGNSAIASVADEEQLRRFAGVWASMAITEPGTGSDSASITTTAVRDGDEYVLNGEKIYVTAGERSDAVVVWATLDRSLGRAAIKSFVVPKGTPGLRVERLERKLGIRASDTATLVLQDCRVPAENLLGSPEIDTKQGFAGAMATFDNTRPLVAAMAVGCARAALDLTRDLLEQAGVVVDHDVPPLAQSAAAARFLALESDWEGAYLLTLQAAWLADNRRPNSLEASMAKAKAGRVGSAVTLGCVELAGTLGYGEGELLEKWARDSKILDIFEGTQQIQLLIVARRVLGLTSAQLR is encoded by the coding sequence ATGATCGACCTCGAGGTGCCGCGCCGGCTGCGGCCGCTCGTCTCGCAGACGCACCAGGTCGCCGTGAACATGCTGCGTCCCATCTCGCGCACCTACGACCGGGCCGAGCACGCCTACCCCACCGAGCTCGACCTGCTCGCGAGCATGGTCGACGGTCTGGCCGACTCCGGCGCGTCGAGCGGGGCCGGGGCGGCGGGCGTGCGCCGCGACGGCGGGGCGGGTGGACGGGGCGGGGGCGTCCGCAACGGCGCCAACCTCGCCTCCGTGCTGTCCATCCTCGAGATGTGCTGGGGCGACGTGGGGCTGCTGCTGTCGATGCCGCGCCAGGGCCTCGGCAACTCGGCCATCGCGTCGGTGGCGGACGAGGAGCAGCTGCGCCGGTTCGCCGGCGTGTGGGCGTCGATGGCGATCACCGAGCCCGGCACCGGGTCGGACTCGGCCAGCATCACGACGACCGCGGTGCGCGACGGGGACGAGTACGTCCTCAACGGGGAGAAGATCTACGTCACCGCGGGCGAGCGCAGCGACGCCGTCGTCGTGTGGGCGACCCTCGACCGCTCGCTCGGGCGCGCCGCGATCAAGAGCTTCGTCGTCCCCAAGGGCACGCCCGGTCTGCGGGTCGAGCGGCTCGAGCGCAAGCTCGGGATCAGGGCGTCGGACACCGCGACCCTCGTGCTGCAGGACTGCCGGGTGCCGGCGGAGAACCTGCTCGGGTCGCCCGAGATCGACACCAAGCAGGGCTTCGCCGGGGCGATGGCGACGTTCGACAACACCCGTCCGCTCGTCGCCGCGATGGCCGTCGGCTGCGCCCGGGCCGCCCTCGACCTCACCCGCGACCTGCTCGAGCAGGCCGGCGTCGTCGTCGACCACGACGTGCCGCCCCTCGCGCAGTCCGCGGCGGCGGCGCGCTTCCTCGCCCTCGAGTCGGACTGGGAGGGCGCGTACCTGCTCACCCTCCAGGCCGCCTGGCTCGCCGACAACCGGCGGCCCAACTCGCTCGAGGCGTCGATGGCCAAGGCCAAGGCGGGACGCGTCGGCTCGGCCGTCACCCTCGGCTGCGTCGAGCTCGCGGGCACCCTCGGCTACGGCGAGGGCGAGCTGCTGGAGAAGTGGGCGCGGGACAGCAAGATCCTCGACATCTTCGAGGGCACCCAGCAGATCCAGCTGCTCATCGTCGCCCGCCGCGTCCTCGGGCTGACCAGCGCGCAGCTGCGGTAG
- a CDS encoding PAS domain-containing protein, which translates to MTITTDAPSRAREAIRPTGVERSFGADELIVSKTDRRGVITYANDVFCRVGAYELDEVLGRPHNLIRHPEMPRAVFALLWETISSGHELFAYINNLAKDGANYWVLAHVTPSFDERGQVVGYHSNRRRPSPGALAQVRPLYAQLLAEERRHSSTKAAVAASSDLLARLVRERAASYEELVWSIIGTQEV; encoded by the coding sequence GTGACCATCACGACCGACGCCCCCTCCCGGGCGCGCGAGGCCATCCGACCGACCGGGGTCGAGCGCTCCTTCGGCGCGGACGAGCTCATCGTCTCCAAGACCGACCGTCGCGGGGTGATCACGTACGCGAACGACGTCTTCTGCCGCGTCGGGGCCTACGAGCTCGACGAGGTGCTCGGGCGACCGCACAACCTCATCCGCCACCCCGAGATGCCGCGGGCGGTCTTCGCGCTGCTGTGGGAGACGATCTCCTCCGGACACGAGCTCTTCGCCTACATCAACAACCTGGCCAAGGACGGCGCCAACTACTGGGTGCTGGCCCACGTCACCCCCTCGTTCGACGAGCGCGGTCAGGTCGTCGGCTACCACTCCAACCGTCGCCGCCCGTCCCCGGGGGCGCTGGCCCAGGTGCGTCCGCTCTACGCCCAGCTGCTCGCCGAGGAGCGGCGCCACTCCTCGACCAAGGCCGCCGTCGCGGCCTCCTCGGACCTGCTCGCCCGGCTCGTGCGCGAGCGGGCGGCGAGCTACGAGGAGCTCGTCTGGTCGATCATCGGTACCCAGGAGGTCTGA
- a CDS encoding adenylyl cyclase, with the protein MSPTTARARRRSSLRPAALAVGLVSALAAGLLAAVPAAGATPYGVPTAPHVTAQEAARVAAARAAMPDLGDHVVVVDPTMTTAAIQAAADAITAQQVDDEMGPGRWALLFLPGSYGSTTEPLHIQVGYGTEVAGLGRDPGDVQVTGKIEVFNRCLAPDNCIALDNFWRSLANLTIHVAGGDGCRASANFWAVSQASPMRRVQVDGNLSLMDYCTAGPQYASGGFIADSRTSTVTNGSQQQFLVRDSSIGTWSNGVWNQVFSGVEGAPAQSFPSTDPGPYTTLDTTPVSRERPYLFVDDTGAWNLLVPDARTGSRGPTWSDTTSTPGTVVPLSAVHVAHPGDSVASMNAALRAGRHLLLTPGQYDVPQSITVNGDRQVLLGLGLPALTAVGGAVPVVVKGMGADVAGIMVDAGTTTSPALVRVGEARSRAKGETTPPTALQDVFFRVGGPHAGRAGTALKVTADDVVLDDIWAWRADHGQGVGWTVNPADHGVVVTGDRVTATGLFAEHFEKDNVVWSGEDGRTVFFQNELPYDAPDQASWRHGRTLGYAGYKVDPTVQRHELWGGGVYVFTNVNPSLHASSGFSVPVTPGVRLHDLLTVNLGAGTIDHVVNDVGAPVSSAAIGVPSFVTSYP; encoded by the coding sequence ATGTCACCGACGACAGCGCGCGCCCGTCGCCGCTCCTCCCTGCGCCCCGCGGCCCTCGCCGTGGGGCTCGTCTCCGCCCTCGCGGCCGGCCTGCTGGCCGCCGTCCCCGCCGCCGGCGCGACGCCGTACGGCGTCCCGACCGCCCCCCACGTCACCGCGCAGGAGGCCGCCCGCGTGGCCGCCGCCCGCGCGGCGATGCCCGACCTCGGCGACCACGTCGTCGTCGTCGACCCGACGATGACCACCGCCGCGATCCAGGCGGCCGCCGACGCGATCACCGCCCAGCAGGTCGACGACGAGATGGGCCCGGGCCGCTGGGCGCTGCTCTTCCTGCCCGGCTCCTACGGCTCCACCACCGAGCCGCTGCACATCCAGGTCGGCTACGGCACGGAGGTGGCCGGCCTCGGCCGCGACCCCGGCGACGTGCAGGTGACCGGCAAGATCGAGGTCTTCAACCGCTGCCTCGCCCCCGACAACTGCATCGCGCTCGACAACTTCTGGCGCTCGCTGGCCAACCTCACGATCCACGTCGCCGGCGGCGACGGCTGCCGCGCGTCGGCCAACTTCTGGGCGGTGTCGCAGGCCTCGCCGATGCGCCGCGTGCAGGTCGACGGCAACCTGTCGCTGATGGACTACTGCACCGCCGGCCCGCAGTACGCCAGCGGAGGCTTCATCGCCGACTCGCGCACCTCGACGGTGACCAACGGCAGCCAGCAGCAGTTCCTCGTCCGCGACAGCAGCATCGGCACGTGGTCCAACGGCGTGTGGAACCAGGTCTTCTCCGGCGTCGAGGGCGCGCCCGCGCAGTCCTTCCCGAGCACCGACCCGGGCCCCTACACCACCCTCGACACCACCCCGGTCAGCCGCGAGCGGCCGTACCTCTTCGTCGACGACACCGGCGCCTGGAACCTCCTCGTCCCCGACGCGCGCACCGGCTCGCGCGGCCCGACCTGGTCGGACACCACCTCCACGCCCGGCACCGTCGTGCCGCTGTCGGCCGTCCACGTCGCCCACCCCGGTGACTCCGTCGCGTCGATGAACGCCGCCCTGCGCGCCGGCCGGCACCTGCTGCTCACCCCGGGCCAGTACGACGTCCCGCAGTCCATCACCGTCAACGGTGACCGCCAGGTGCTGCTCGGTCTCGGCCTGCCGGCCCTGACCGCCGTGGGTGGCGCCGTCCCGGTCGTCGTCAAGGGGATGGGTGCGGACGTCGCCGGGATCATGGTCGACGCCGGGACGACCACCTCGCCGGCGCTCGTCCGCGTCGGGGAGGCTCGCTCCCGCGCCAAGGGCGAGACGACCCCGCCGACCGCCCTGCAGGACGTGTTCTTCCGGGTCGGCGGCCCGCACGCCGGCCGCGCCGGCACCGCCCTCAAGGTCACCGCGGACGACGTCGTCCTCGACGACATCTGGGCCTGGCGCGCCGACCACGGCCAGGGCGTGGGCTGGACGGTCAACCCGGCCGACCACGGCGTCGTCGTCACCGGCGACCGCGTGACGGCCACCGGCCTGTTCGCCGAGCACTTCGAGAAGGACAACGTCGTGTGGTCGGGCGAGGACGGCCGCACGGTCTTCTTCCAGAACGAGCTCCCGTACGACGCCCCCGACCAGGCCTCGTGGCGGCACGGCAGGACCCTGGGCTACGCCGGCTACAAGGTCGACCCGACGGTGCAGCGGCACGAGCTGTGGGGCGGGGGCGTCTACGTGTTCACCAACGTCAACCCGTCGCTGCACGCCAGCTCGGGCTTCTCGGTCCCGGTGACCCCGGGCGTGCGCCTGCACGACCTCCTCACGGTGAACCTCGGCGCGGGCACCATCGACCACGTCGTCAACGACGTCGGCGCCCCGGTGTCGTCGGCCGCGATCGGCGTCCCGAGCTTCGTCACGTCGTACCCGTGA
- a CDS encoding methyl-accepting chemotaxis protein → MSLFPRRQSSAQTTELATYRAFVHQLTQDLSAAARGDLEARVVSVEGSDAVPELVQLRDAANRVLDVSDAFVREASASLTSASEGRFHRKVLLTGLPGSFRRGASTINDARDAMRRTADRVDSAASSRADLADEFESIVLSTSEGVAAAATELSATAAGLTDAATAASGEMDTALGTIDTLTRASLEIAQVISLIESVAGQTRLLALNATIEAARAGEAGRGFAVVAGEVKDLADQTGRATEKVTEQVAAIQASCDNVASVMSSVGDTVLAMTGLVQGIVDAVDGSGSVTDQTGLARMAEQLRSQMSGFLSEMRR, encoded by the coding sequence ATGTCCCTGTTCCCCCGCCGCCAGTCCTCCGCCCAGACCACCGAGCTCGCGACGTACCGCGCGTTCGTCCACCAGCTGACGCAGGACCTGTCCGCCGCCGCGCGCGGGGACCTCGAGGCCCGGGTCGTCTCCGTCGAGGGGTCGGACGCCGTACCCGAGCTCGTCCAGCTGCGCGACGCCGCCAACCGCGTCCTCGACGTGTCCGACGCCTTCGTCCGGGAGGCCAGCGCCTCCCTCACCTCGGCCTCCGAGGGCCGCTTCCACCGCAAGGTGCTCCTCACGGGACTGCCCGGCTCGTTCCGCCGGGGCGCCTCGACGATCAACGACGCCCGCGACGCGATGAGGCGCACCGCCGACCGCGTCGACTCGGCCGCCTCCTCCCGCGCCGACCTCGCCGACGAGTTCGAGTCGATCGTCCTGTCGACGTCCGAGGGCGTCGCGGCCGCCGCGACCGAGCTCTCGGCCACGGCCGCCGGGCTCACCGACGCGGCGACGGCGGCGAGCGGCGAGATGGATACGGCCCTCGGCACCATCGATACGCTCACCCGCGCGTCGCTCGAGATCGCCCAGGTCATCTCGCTCATCGAGAGCGTCGCCGGTCAGACCCGGCTGCTGGCCCTCAACGCGACCATCGAGGCCGCCCGCGCCGGGGAGGCCGGCCGCGGGTTCGCCGTCGTCGCCGGCGAGGTCAAGGACCTCGCCGACCAGACCGGCCGCGCGACCGAGAAGGTCACCGAGCAGGTCGCGGCCATCCAGGCCTCCTGCGACAACGTCGCGTCGGTCATGAGCTCGGTCGGGGACACCGTCCTCGCCATGACCGGGCTCGTCCAGGGCATCGTCGACGCGGTCGACGGCTCGGGCTCCGTGACGGACCAGACCGGTCTGGCGCGGATGGCCGAGCAGCTGCGCTCGCAGATGTCGGGCTTCCTCTCCGAGATGCGGCGCTGA
- a CDS encoding acyl-CoA dehydrogenase family protein, with protein sequence MPLWRITRPGGRYGVPRSETRDPIGLAVAGLGLLARSEVVDRLGVRRPLERLVHRTTRDGFAAVARVGAAGRGFTRRGRHGVAGERVPDVAPSGVLDLTPTEDQQQLLDVVRELAAEVVRPAAEAADEACATPAHVLDAANELGLPLLGVPESLGGIVEERSAVTGVLVAEALAHGDLGIALATMASGSVATAIGLWGDEAQQQTYLPAFTGDTPPVAALALAEPTILYDALHPATTARRDGGELVLSGTKSLVVRGCEAELLLVGAVLEGRPVLVLVEGDAPGLAVRADPSMGARAASLSRVVLDEVRLPAANLLGADDGSTYRECVRLSRLAWCALAVGVGQAVLDHVTPYVKERQAFGEPIAHRQAVAFMVADLAIELQAMRLLTWKAAAQVASGKDAARAVALARQACAEHGMRIGLDGVQLLGGHGFTKEHPVERWYRDLRAVAVADGAVLV encoded by the coding sequence ATGCCGCTGTGGAGGATCACCAGGCCGGGAGGCCGGTACGGCGTCCCGCGCAGCGAGACCCGCGACCCGATCGGTCTCGCCGTCGCCGGGCTGGGGCTGCTGGCGCGCTCCGAGGTCGTCGACCGGCTCGGGGTCCGCCGACCGCTCGAGCGGCTCGTGCACCGCACCACCCGCGACGGCTTCGCCGCCGTCGCCCGTGTCGGCGCCGCCGGCCGGGGGTTCACCCGTCGCGGCCGGCACGGCGTGGCGGGGGAGCGGGTGCCCGACGTCGCCCCCTCCGGCGTCCTCGACCTGACCCCGACCGAGGACCAGCAGCAGCTGCTCGACGTCGTGCGCGAGCTGGCCGCGGAGGTCGTGCGCCCCGCCGCCGAGGCGGCGGACGAGGCCTGCGCGACCCCGGCCCACGTCCTGGACGCCGCGAACGAGCTCGGCCTGCCGCTGCTCGGCGTCCCGGAGTCCCTCGGCGGCATCGTCGAGGAGCGCTCCGCGGTCACCGGCGTCCTCGTCGCCGAGGCCCTCGCGCACGGCGACCTCGGCATCGCCCTCGCCACCATGGCCTCCGGGTCGGTGGCGACGGCCATCGGCCTGTGGGGCGACGAGGCCCAGCAGCAGACCTACCTGCCGGCCTTCACCGGCGACACCCCACCCGTGGCGGCCCTGGCCCTCGCCGAGCCCACCATCCTGTACGACGCCCTGCACCCCGCCACCACCGCGCGGCGCGACGGCGGCGAGCTGGTCCTGTCCGGGACCAAGAGCCTCGTCGTGCGCGGCTGCGAGGCCGAGCTGCTGCTCGTCGGTGCGGTCCTCGAGGGCCGGCCGGTGCTCGTCCTCGTCGAGGGCGACGCGCCAGGGCTCGCCGTCCGGGCCGACCCGTCGATGGGGGCCCGCGCGGCCTCGCTCTCCCGGGTCGTCCTCGACGAGGTGCGCCTGCCCGCGGCGAACCTCCTCGGGGCCGACGACGGGTCGACGTACCGCGAGTGCGTGCGGCTGTCGCGTCTCGCCTGGTGCGCCCTCGCGGTCGGGGTCGGGCAGGCGGTCCTCGACCACGTCACGCCGTACGTCAAGGAGCGCCAGGCCTTCGGGGAGCCCATCGCGCACCGGCAGGCCGTCGCGTTCATGGTCGCCGACCTGGCCATCGAGCTGCAGGCCATGCGGCTGCTGACCTGGAAGGCGGCCGCCCAGGTCGCCTCGGGCAAGGACGCGGCGCGCGCGGTGGCGCTGGCCCGTCAGGCCTGCGCCGAGCACGGCATGCGGATCGGGCTCGACGGCGTCCAGCTGCTCGGCGGGCACGGTTTCACCAAGGAGCACCCGGTCGAGCGGTGGTACCGCGACCTGCGCGCCGTCGCCGTCGCCGACGGTGCCGTTCTTGTCTGA